GAAGTCATAAGAGAGAAAACTGGTGTAAAAGATacaatatacgcaataaaaaagaacaaatgGGCCTGGGCTGGCCATATATGTCGAACAACGGATAACCGGTGGACTAAACGTGTCACAGAATGGTCACCAATAGGAATAACGAGAAAACaaaaaagaccaaataaaaGATGGAGAGATGAGCTAGTGAACTTCGACAGATACTGGTGGAGaacagcacaggataggaaggaatgggaaaaactgggggaggccttttccgctcaagcgacatgcaaataataaaccaataatatttgaaatttatgtaattgtaaaaaaaaaaaagcatgaaataaaggctattactattactattggAGATGGAGCGATTCCGAGCCCAGCATAGAATGAAAGAGGagattcttacaaataaaaccggccaagtgcgagtcggactctcgttccaagggttccgtacattaaacaattttaacaatgtatttttatatgtgaaatgtctaaaaaacccgtaggggtcggattaataactaaataattaagtccgactcatgcttgactacacatttctaataggttttccagtcATCTAtaaataaagaactattttgtgtattttttttaattttagaccctgtagtttcggaaattaaggggggaatggtcattttttggctactttcttgaataacttctaaagtatttattttaaaattagaaaaaaatatatatttgggatTTTCAAAATgatctctttcatttgatatagttTGACgaactttattttttcattttctcatttaccccccaaaactgacccccatgtttaaaattcatttgtttacgttacatgtctgtctttgggtcacaaacatacatatgtgtaccaaattacAACATAATtagtctagtagtttcggagaaaacggactgtgacagacggacagacagacagacacacgagtgatcctataaggattccgttttttccttttgatgtacggaaccctaaaacatacggtaaattcttttaaatggagtaaaactaaaaatgattctttaccactttttagggttccttacccaaagggtaaaaacgggaccctattactaagactccgctgtccgtctgtctgtcaccaggctgtatctcatgaaccgtgatagctagacagctgaaattttcacagatgatgttattctgttgccgctataacaacaaatactaaaaacagaataatatgaatatttaaatggggctcccatacaacaaaagtgatttttttgctgtttttttccgtaatggtacggaacccttcgtgcgcgagtccgactcgcacttggccggttttatattttatttgtatttcagTAACTGTGACGGGGTGATTTTGCCACAAGTGGGAGAGCTCATCAAGGGACGGGAGCAGGAGTTCTGCCCTCGCTGCGAGTGCAAGTACGAGAACAGGAACACCACCATTATCAAGGTAATTAacaaattttatatacaaacagaaacaaaaacaattaaaaatcaaaacaacttTACACAGAagagggttccatacccaaagggtaaaaacgggaccctattactaagacttcactgtccgtctgtctgtcaccaggctgtatctcatgaaccgtgatagctagacagctgagattttcacagatgatgtatttctgttgccgctataacaaaaaacactaaaaagtacggtaccctctgtgggcgagtccgactcgcacttgtccggttttttaattttttttaaattccgttcCAGGTGGTGGTGATAATAGTGATCTGGGTTATAATGCTGCTGGTGGTCTACATGGGCTTCCTTATATGTCTGGACCCGCTCATCAACAAGCGAGCTAAGGCGTCTTACCAAGAACACACCAACGAAGACGTACGTACAATACTTTATTAGTAATTGTACCTATTCAGCCTTCCATAAAATGTCTtatcttaaggccgttccatcggtttgccgttatcactgtcacatttcgcaagaaagaacgggaaagaacatgcGCGCCAAttagtgtcaattttgatctaatttagatcgatttttatttattttaaaaacgttgccgtacaatatcgaaatttgaaagctgtcaaattactatttaagttaagattgttttttttttttgtttgtttatagtgcacataataaataaccgagtaaagttggattaaaagtcctagttagaggttactttgggaattaattgtatcgagcgaagtgtcatgaTTCGTGTGTCGggagcttataaattaaagataatataatcaagaactacatatattttttccacgtatacgaatatcaacgtcttttagaaaaatatgattatataaggagatttttcgccttctggctcagggttTCGCCTTAATGTACTCTTGACTTgaactttttaaaatatttttatttgttttaggaTGAATCCTCCACTGTGGGCCCTTCAGGTCAGCCGATGGGCGTGCGGGGCAACGTGCTGAATCGAGTCACTCACCAGCAAGACAAGTGGAAGCGACAGGTGAGTTACTGTAGGAGTCCTAAACCGCGGGAGTCTCAGGTCAGCCGACGGGCGTGCGGGGCAACGTGCTGAACCGAGTCACTCACCAGCAGGACAAGTGGAAGCGACAGGTGAGTTACTGTAGGAGTCCTTTACCGCGGGAGTCTAATGCAGCCGACTGGCGTGCGGTGTGACGTGCTGAACCGAGTCACTCACTAGCAGGACAAGTGGAAGCGACAGGTGAGTTACTGTAGGAGTCCTCTACCGCGGGAGTCTCATGCAGCCGACGGGCGTGCGGTGCGACGTGCTGAACCGAGTCACTCACTAGCAGGACAAGTGGAAGCGACAGGTGAGTTACTGTAGGAGTCCTCTACCGCGGGAGTCTCATGCAGCCGACGGGCGTGCGGTGCGACGTGCTGAACCGAGTCACTCACTAGCAGGACAAGTGGAAGCGACAGGTGAGTTACTGTAGGAGTCCTCTACCGCGGGAGTCTAATGCAGCCGACGGGCGTGCGGTGTGACGTGCTGAACCGAGTCACTCACTAGCAGGACAAGTGGAAGCGACAGGTGAGTTACTGTAGGAGTCCTCTACCGCGGGAGTCTAATGCAGCCGACGGGCGTGCGGTGTGACGTGCTGAACCGAGTCACTCACTAGCAGGACAAGTGGAAGCGACAGGTGAGTTACTGTAGGAGTCCTCTACCGCGGGAGTCTCGCGCAGCCGTCAGGCGTGCGGTGCGACTTGCTGAACCGAGTCACTCACTAAGTAAGGCTTAggctaataaataaaactgcccAAACTCGCGCTCCGAGTTCCATACATAGCACATTATTTGCAAAATAACGTATTTACGTTATTTCTCGAATACGATTGGTCGGATCGACTTCTTTGTTACGTTTTATTTCCAAGTAGCTCAGGCTTTTATCACTAGATGACGGGAGCTCTTGTAATTCATGTTGtttaaacaagtgcgagtcggactcgcgcaccaagggttccgtaccattacgcaaaaaacggcaaaagaaaacacgtttgttgtatgggagccctacttaaatatttattttattctgtttttagggttccgtacccaaagggtaaaaacggaaccctattactaagacttcgctgtccgtctgtccgcctgtctgtcaccaggcttgaaccgtgatagctagacagttgaaattttcacagatgatgtatttctgttgccgctataacaacaaataccattcgtggcactttttcttttatttatgtttatctgttctgtataactttctatttgtgtgtgctaacgaataaattatttctattctattctattctaaatactaaaaagtacgtaaccctcggtgcgcgagtccgagtcgcacttggccggttcgtTTTTTGTAAATACTGAATTTATAAAGCAACCAAATGGATTGCAATCTTACTTTGTCGAGAACAAATCTTTTTTTGTCCATGAAGTATGTAAAATGTAACAAAATCAATTTTCACAATAGGTACGCGAGCAGCGACGCAACATCTACGATAACCACACTATGCTCAACTAGAACTAGTAGTCCGATCGACGGGGTCCGCGGGGCGCCTGGACTATCTCCCCGTCCGACTCCATAGTGGGTGACGTTATTTTGTACTTTGTATTAACGCTTGTAACGTACAGTACAAAGGTCGAGCATAAGGGCGTCCGCTtgctggcgcggacgcgtgcgacggattttggAGCctaccccaggtagcaaagtgacgtcagcgacgtcatttatacgtcataatgacaaaTAAATACTACCTGGGacatatgtcgacgcggaatcggcaaaagccaATAGAAAAAAACCTTTTCTCTTCTCATTCTCTAAAGGTGTTTCATATTAGACCTCCAAAGCGGGGCAAAAATCTTATTTTAGCCCCTagggaaaatatgtatacatatttttgatttcgCCTACATTTACTCCCGAATCGAAACGGAATTCAATAAATCTGTCCGGAATACCTCTTTCGCCTCCCCAATTGACTCGGAATACAATTAATTTACCCGGGGAAAAAGATAgctctacatattaaaaattgtaccaattgtacttttaatccatacttccatactaatattataaatgcgaaagtctgtctgtctgtctgtgtgttccctcttcacgcttaaaccgctgaactgatttagttgaaatttggtatacagatagtttcagtcccggggaaggacataggatactttttatcccagaactcacccctcaagggaatgaaaaggggggtggaaatttgtatggggaatcaataaccgctgaaccgatttagatgaaacttggtatggggtaagtttgagctgtgggaaaggatatagaataattttatccccgaaatcatcccttaagggtgtaaaaaatggggtggcaatgtatagtgtggaccaatttgggggtgaaaaaaggatgtattaaaaagcagatttgtttaagaattaaggtacccaaattactaattccacgcagacgaagtcgcgggcaaaagctagtatttcataaaataagttgttttttatattcaaagtgaaaagtattgtataactcggtaataaaacccattttaaCCTCGCTGCGCCTATCGACCCTCGCCGTTCCGGCTCGGGTAGCTATATGCACACCTCGCCTAAAATGGATTGTTTTATTCCCTAGtcatacaatctactattatgtcTGCGCATTAAGAGCGAAAGAGTCGTCATTCGGCTCGCATCGTCCGACGCCTGCTGAAGACGCG
The Cydia strobilella chromosome Z, ilCydStro3.1, whole genome shotgun sequence genome window above contains:
- the LOC134753880 gene encoding uncharacterized protein CG1161-like isoform X1 codes for the protein MRCLLVIFALAATGAVCVSGQSYEDKRCKCVCPSPSAVLNNNSTSNNTTSDRKLYIANVHPNKCNCDGVILPQVGELIKGREQEFCPRCECKYENRNTTIIKVVVIIVIWVIMLLVVYMGFLICLDPLINKRAKASYQEHTNEDDESSTVGPSGQPMGVRGNVLNRVTHQQDKWKRQVREQRRNIYDNHTMLN
- the LOC134753880 gene encoding uncharacterized protein CG1161-like isoform X2 yields the protein MRCLLVIFALAATGAVCVSGQSYEDKRCKCVCPSPSAVLNNNSTSNNTTSDRKLYIANVHPNKCNCDGVILPQVGELIKGREQEFCPRCECKYENRNTTIIKVVVIIVIWVIMLLVVYMGFLICLDPLINKRAKASYQEHTNEDDESSTVGPSGQPTGVRGNVLNRVTHQQDKWKRQVREQRRNIYDNHTMLN